From Pseudovibrio sp. Tun.PSC04-5.I4, a single genomic window includes:
- the deoC gene encoding deoxyribose-phosphate aldolase has protein sequence MTEASLKETAKRALGLIDLTNLNDDCTWEDVAGLIERSTTPYGHTAAVCIWPRFVKQAAELLKNSPVRIATVVNFPAGGEDTAAVLEETKQAIADGADEIDLVMPYRAFAEGRRGFAEDQIKQVRRAVEAPAQLKVILETGELQDPRLIHLASEIAIAQGADFIKTSTGKVKVNATLEAAEIMLNVLRETAKEDHRVVGFKPAGGVRTLDEAAAYLKLADELMGHNWVSASTFRFGASGLLDAVLAGIEDRDNTTKETY, from the coding sequence ATGACCGAAGCGTCTTTGAAAGAAACAGCAAAACGTGCACTAGGTCTCATCGATCTAACCAACCTTAACGACGACTGCACTTGGGAAGATGTAGCAGGGCTCATTGAGCGCTCTACAACTCCATACGGTCACACCGCTGCTGTATGCATCTGGCCTCGCTTTGTGAAGCAGGCTGCAGAGCTGCTGAAGAATTCACCTGTTCGGATTGCGACTGTTGTGAACTTCCCAGCTGGCGGTGAAGACACTGCAGCCGTTCTTGAAGAAACCAAACAGGCGATTGCAGACGGTGCGGACGAAATCGATCTCGTCATGCCATACCGTGCATTTGCAGAAGGCCGTCGTGGCTTTGCAGAAGACCAGATCAAGCAAGTTCGTCGGGCCGTTGAAGCGCCTGCACAGCTCAAGGTTATCCTTGAAACGGGTGAACTTCAGGATCCACGTCTGATCCATCTGGCGTCAGAAATCGCGATTGCACAGGGTGCAGATTTCATCAAGACCTCTACCGGCAAGGTAAAAGTCAACGCAACGCTCGAAGCTGCGGAAATCATGCTCAACGTGCTGCGTGAAACCGCTAAGGAAGATCACCGCGTTGTGGGCTTTAAACCAGCTGGTGGCGTACGTACCCTGGATGAAGCTGCTGCCTACCTGAAGCTGGCTGATGAGCTGATGGGTCACAACTGGGTATCTGCTTCCACATTCCGTTTTGGTGCAAGTGGCCTGCTGGACGCAGTGCTTGCTGGCATCGAAGATCGCGATAACACTACAAAAGAGACCTACTGA
- a CDS encoding purine-nucleoside phosphorylase yields the protein MTGFGKESAEIVRAARSGEYKVGMILGSGLGSLATEVEGAVRVPYCRLTGFPVSSVTAHASELVVGTLEGVPVVILSGRAHYYESGNPSIMRTPLETLKELGCEIIIATNAAGSLRESTQPGSPMLINDHINWSGMNPLIGEEDESRFLDLSSAYDADLRAQLNKAATEVGEDLDEGVYMWFSGPSFETPAEIRLAQTLGADAVGMSTVPEVILARFLGMRVAAISTITNMGAGLQAHGLSHDETKEMAPLGAAKIKKILRAFLKNMA from the coding sequence ATGACCGGATTTGGTAAGGAATCAGCGGAAATTGTACGCGCTGCCCGCTCTGGTGAATACAAAGTTGGCATGATCCTGGGCTCCGGTCTTGGTTCTCTGGCAACCGAAGTTGAGGGTGCTGTCCGCGTTCCATATTGCCGCCTCACAGGCTTTCCTGTGTCTTCTGTAACGGCACACGCAAGTGAGTTGGTTGTTGGCACTTTGGAAGGTGTTCCGGTCGTCATTCTGTCCGGCCGCGCGCACTATTACGAGAGCGGCAACCCGTCCATCATGCGCACGCCGCTTGAAACTCTTAAAGAGCTTGGCTGTGAAATTATTATCGCAACCAACGCTGCGGGTTCTCTACGCGAAAGCACTCAGCCCGGTTCTCCAATGCTGATCAACGACCATATCAACTGGTCCGGCATGAACCCGCTCATCGGTGAAGAAGACGAAAGTCGCTTCCTTGATCTCTCCTCTGCATACGACGCAGATCTTCGTGCGCAGCTCAATAAAGCAGCGACCGAGGTCGGTGAAGATCTCGATGAGGGTGTCTACATGTGGTTCTCCGGTCCGTCTTTCGAGACTCCGGCAGAAATCCGCCTTGCTCAGACACTCGGCGCAGATGCAGTTGGCATGTCCACGGTGCCGGAAGTTATTCTCGCCCGCTTCCTGGGTATGCGCGTTGCAGCAATCTCCACCATCACCAATATGGGAGCAGGCCTCCAAGCCCACGGCCTCTCTCATGATGAAACTAAGGAAATGGCCCCGCTCGGAGCGGCCAAGATCAAAAAGATTTTGCGTGCCTTCCTCAAAAATATGGCTTGA
- the cdd gene encoding cytidine deaminase, with the protein MSAFDKLFEEAKAAQKTAYAPYSNFQVGAALLTSDGKVVSGCNVENGAYPEGTCAEGGAIAAMIRGGSTKIDEVVVVANAALCTPCGGCRQKLSEFASNKQIKIHVANLEGLRRTFTMEELLPAGFLLNEQIED; encoded by the coding sequence ATGAGCGCATTCGATAAGCTTTTCGAAGAAGCAAAGGCAGCACAAAAAACCGCCTATGCGCCATACTCCAACTTCCAGGTGGGTGCGGCTCTGCTCACCTCCGATGGCAAGGTTGTCTCCGGGTGTAACGTCGAAAACGGCGCTTACCCGGAAGGCACCTGCGCTGAAGGCGGAGCAATCGCGGCAATGATCCGCGGTGGCTCCACCAAAATCGATGAAGTTGTAGTCGTGGCCAACGCTGCACTGTGCACACCTTGCGGTGGTTGCCGCCAAAAACTTTCTGAATTTGCAAGCAACAAGCAGATCAAAATCCATGTGGCTAACCTTGAAGGTCTGCGTAGAACCTTCACCATGGAAGAACTGCTGCCTGCTGGCTTTTTATTGAACGAACAGATTGAGGATTGA
- a CDS encoding ABC transporter permease gives MLDTIILLLDSTFRLSTPLLFACLAGLFSERSGIVDIGLEGKILGAAFAAAAAAYVFQSPWIGLLAGIGVSVLLALVHGYASITQRGNQVVSGVAINFLAAGLTVLLGQAWFSQGGRTPALSKTMRFGNIELPFAEALKDVPVFGPIYYDLISGHNILVYASFAAVPLVWWIVFRTRFGLRLRAVGENPSAADTAGLSVTLLRYRATIICGILCGFAGSYLSIAQGAGFIKDMSAGKGFIALAALIFAKWKPVNAMFTCLLFGFLDALAIRLQGQEIPGIGEVPVQVFQALPYVLTVVLLAGFIGRAIPPRASGVPYVKERS, from the coding sequence ATGTTAGACACAATTATTCTACTTCTCGACAGTACATTCCGCCTGTCAACTCCGCTCCTGTTTGCTTGCCTTGCAGGTTTGTTTTCAGAACGGTCCGGTATCGTAGATATCGGTCTGGAAGGTAAAATCCTCGGTGCGGCCTTCGCGGCAGCGGCTGCAGCTTACGTCTTCCAAAGCCCATGGATTGGCCTGCTGGCTGGTATTGGTGTCTCCGTTCTACTGGCATTGGTACATGGGTATGCATCCATCACCCAGCGCGGTAACCAGGTGGTTTCCGGTGTTGCCATCAACTTCCTTGCAGCTGGTTTGACCGTCTTGCTTGGTCAGGCATGGTTCTCACAGGGTGGTCGTACACCTGCGTTGAGTAAAACGATGCGCTTCGGCAATATCGAACTTCCGTTCGCAGAAGCTCTGAAGGACGTGCCTGTATTTGGCCCGATCTATTACGACCTGATCTCTGGCCACAATATTCTCGTGTACGCATCCTTTGCTGCCGTACCGTTGGTATGGTGGATTGTGTTCCGCACGCGCTTTGGTCTGCGTCTTCGGGCCGTTGGTGAAAATCCGTCAGCAGCAGATACTGCAGGTCTGTCAGTAACATTGCTACGTTACCGAGCGACAATCATTTGTGGCATTCTTTGCGGCTTCGCTGGGTCTTACCTGTCTATTGCACAGGGCGCTGGCTTTATTAAGGACATGAGTGCAGGCAAGGGCTTTATTGCGCTGGCAGCTCTTATCTTCGCCAAGTGGAAACCAGTGAATGCCATGTTCACCTGCCTCCTCTTCGGTTTCCTTGATGCATTGGCAATTCGTCTTCAGGGTCAGGAAATTCCTGGTATTGGCGAAGTGCCGGTTCAGGTCTTCCAGGCACTGCCATACGTGCTGACAGTGGTTCTTCTTGCAGGCTTTATCGGCCGTGCAATTCCACCAAGAGCATCTGGTGTTCCATACGTTAAAGAGCGGTCATAA
- a CDS encoding ABC transporter permease, whose amino-acid sequence MSKGQLPRWADYGLLPILNLIAAFIVSGLVVIIIGEDPVVAVKWLVWGALGYGEGIGYTLYYATNFIFTGLAVAVAFHAGLFNIGGEGQAYVGGLGIAIACLALDRYVPWWVTFPVAIAGGALFGAAWAFIPAYLQAKRGSHIVITTIMFNFIASALMVYLLSNILIPQGTMSPSTRNFEVGGQLPLLRNVFTSFDFGQSPVNLAFFLALAVCVVVWLLIWHTKLGYEIRSFGANPDAAAYAGISPVRITVVTMLISGALAGLMGMNVVMGEQTRLLLDFAGGAGFVGIAVALMGRGHPIGIILASLLFGLLYQGGAELAFEVPTISRDMIVVIQALVILFAGALEHMFRPAVIAFFERFSSDTAEA is encoded by the coding sequence ATGAGCAAGGGGCAACTTCCGCGTTGGGCTGACTATGGTCTGTTACCGATCCTCAACCTGATTGCGGCGTTTATCGTTTCTGGTCTGGTTGTTATCATTATTGGCGAGGACCCAGTTGTAGCTGTTAAGTGGCTTGTTTGGGGCGCGCTGGGTTACGGAGAGGGCATCGGTTACACTCTCTATTACGCAACTAACTTTATCTTTACCGGTCTTGCTGTGGCCGTTGCATTTCACGCAGGCCTCTTCAACATTGGTGGTGAAGGTCAGGCCTATGTGGGCGGTCTGGGTATCGCAATTGCATGTCTGGCGCTGGATCGCTACGTGCCATGGTGGGTGACATTCCCTGTCGCGATTGCTGGCGGCGCGCTCTTCGGTGCAGCTTGGGCATTCATTCCGGCATATCTGCAAGCTAAACGCGGCTCTCACATCGTTATTACGACGATCATGTTCAACTTCATCGCATCCGCTTTGATGGTGTACTTGCTCTCAAACATCCTGATCCCTCAGGGCACTATGTCTCCATCCACTCGTAACTTCGAGGTTGGTGGTCAACTTCCATTGCTCAGAAACGTCTTCACGAGTTTCGACTTTGGTCAGTCTCCTGTGAACCTGGCATTCTTCCTGGCACTTGCTGTGTGTGTGGTTGTTTGGCTGCTGATCTGGCACACCAAACTCGGCTACGAAATCCGCAGCTTTGGCGCAAATCCGGATGCAGCGGCTTACGCTGGTATCTCCCCGGTGCGTATCACCGTTGTCACTATGCTGATTTCAGGCGCTCTTGCTGGTTTGATGGGCATGAATGTTGTCATGGGTGAACAGACCCGTCTGCTTCTCGATTTTGCAGGTGGTGCTGGCTTCGTAGGTATCGCGGTTGCGCTTATGGGCCGTGGACACCCAATCGGAATTATCCTTGCGTCCCTGCTCTTTGGTTTGTTGTATCAGGGCGGCGCTGAGCTTGCCTTTGAAGTCCCAACCATCTCCCGCGACATGATCGTGGTCATTCAGGCCCTTGTTATTCTGTTCGCAGGTGCTCTTGAGCATATGTTCCGCCCAGCAGTAATTGCGTTCTTTGAGCGCTTCTCTTCTGACACTGCCGAAGCATAA
- a CDS encoding ABC transporter ATP-binding protein: MIDAQVVDFIDQKGRATVADSNVPAIELIGVNKSFGPVHANKDIDLVVGKGSIHGIIGENGAGKSTLMSILYGFYHADSGTIKIDGKATTIPDSKSAISQGIGMVHQHFMLVDPFTVLENVILGAEGGALLKDGVANARRELKRLADEYDMTIDPDAVVGELPVGLQQRVEILKALYRGADILILDEPTGVLTPSEADHLFRILRVLRDQGKTVLLITHKLREIMDVTDTVSVMRRGAMVASRKTAETSMEELAELMVGRSVLLDVNKPDVEMGKPLLKVVGLNVRDERHVLRVKDVSFEVRAGEVLGIAGVSGNGQSELMAALSGITRAESGKMELAGHKLDLSEVHDAAQMRTYGMSHVPEDRHRMGLVNKFSEAENSILGYHREPKYSKGMFLDKDAIRKEASERIEKYDIRPPLTEMTAAKFSGGNQQKIVLAREIECDPDVLLIGQPTRGVDIGAIEYIHNRIMDMRSQGKAVLLVSVELDEIRSLADRIIVMFDGSVVGERGPEATEQDLGLLMAGVNQEATEWA, translated from the coding sequence ATGATCGATGCGCAAGTTGTTGATTTTATAGACCAGAAAGGCCGGGCGACAGTGGCTGATAGCAATGTACCTGCCATCGAGTTAATTGGTGTAAACAAAAGTTTCGGTCCTGTTCATGCAAACAAGGATATTGACCTTGTTGTAGGAAAAGGATCCATTCACGGGATCATTGGTGAGAATGGGGCGGGTAAGTCCACCTTGATGTCGATCCTCTACGGCTTTTACCATGCCGATAGCGGAACAATTAAGATCGATGGTAAGGCAACCACTATTCCTGATTCCAAGAGTGCGATTTCGCAGGGCATCGGCATGGTGCACCAGCATTTTATGCTCGTCGATCCATTCACAGTTCTCGAAAACGTCATTCTAGGTGCTGAAGGCGGCGCACTGTTGAAAGACGGTGTTGCGAACGCACGTCGCGAACTTAAGCGTTTGGCAGACGAATACGACATGACAATTGACCCGGACGCAGTCGTGGGTGAATTGCCAGTTGGCCTGCAGCAGCGCGTAGAGATCCTGAAGGCTCTGTACCGTGGCGCAGATATTCTCATCCTTGATGAGCCAACAGGGGTTTTGACGCCTTCTGAAGCTGATCACCTCTTCCGCATCCTTCGTGTACTACGTGATCAAGGCAAAACCGTGCTGCTGATCACCCACAAACTACGCGAAATCATGGACGTAACAGACACCGTGTCTGTCATGCGCCGTGGCGCGATGGTTGCGTCTCGCAAAACCGCTGAAACGTCCATGGAAGAGCTCGCAGAGCTTATGGTTGGTCGCAGCGTTCTGCTTGATGTGAACAAGCCAGATGTGGAAATGGGCAAACCTCTGCTCAAAGTTGTAGGTTTGAACGTCCGGGATGAACGCCATGTTCTTCGCGTGAAAGACGTTTCCTTTGAAGTGCGGGCAGGGGAAGTTCTCGGCATTGCGGGTGTATCCGGCAATGGTCAGTCAGAGCTTATGGCAGCACTCTCCGGTATCACCCGCGCTGAAAGCGGGAAGATGGAGCTTGCTGGCCACAAACTAGACCTCTCTGAGGTTCACGATGCTGCGCAGATGCGGACTTATGGCATGAGCCATGTACCGGAAGATCGCCACCGCATGGGGCTGGTCAATAAGTTTTCAGAGGCCGAAAACTCTATTCTCGGGTACCACCGCGAACCAAAATACTCAAAGGGCATGTTCCTCGATAAAGACGCAATCCGTAAGGAAGCAAGCGAGCGCATCGAGAAGTATGACATTCGCCCACCACTCACCGAAATGACAGCAGCGAAATTCTCTGGTGGCAACCAGCAGAAAATCGTTCTGGCCCGCGAAATTGAATGTGATCCGGATGTTCTCCTGATCGGTCAACCAACGCGTGGCGTGGATATCGGTGCGATTGAGTACATTCACAACCGGATTATGGATATGCGGTCCCAGGGCAAAGCTGTCCTCCTTGTATCCGTAGAACTTGATGAAATTCGCTCACTCGCTGACCGCATCATTGTCATGTTTGATGGCAGCGTGGTTGGTGAGCGCGGGCCAGAAGCAACTGAACAGGATCTTGGCCTGCTCATGGCTGGTGTCAATCAAGAGGCAACAGAATGGGCATGA
- a CDS encoding BMP family ABC transporter substrate-binding protein, which translates to MKTKTILGAVALAAVMSTGALAETFKPAVVYDFGGRNDRSFNEAAYKGALQFEERTGIKFRDFEIQNPSQREQALRNFARRGLDPIITIGFAQAAALEKVAKEFPDTHFAIVDSVVDLPNVRSIIFKEGEGSFLVGILAAMSSETDTVGFVGGMDIPLIRKFSCGYKQGAKYANPDVTIIENMTGTTGAAWTDPLKGGELARSQFARGVDVVFHAAGLTGTGVLQAAADEGKLSIGVDSNQNNLHPGSVLTSMIKAVDVAVDRTLTDAKEGKWTSGVEVLGLAQNGVSWAYDEYNKPLISEEMKAAVEQAKMDIISGKIEVHDYMVDSTCPF; encoded by the coding sequence GTGAAAACTAAAACAATACTCGGTGCAGTTGCTTTGGCAGCAGTGATGTCTACTGGCGCTTTGGCTGAAACTTTCAAACCTGCTGTAGTTTACGACTTCGGTGGCCGGAACGACCGTTCTTTCAACGAAGCGGCATATAAAGGCGCCTTGCAGTTCGAAGAGCGTACCGGCATCAAATTTCGCGATTTCGAAATTCAAAACCCATCTCAGCGCGAGCAGGCTCTGCGTAACTTTGCACGCCGTGGTCTGGACCCAATCATCACGATCGGTTTCGCACAGGCTGCTGCTCTTGAAAAAGTTGCTAAGGAATTCCCTGACACTCACTTCGCTATCGTAGACTCCGTTGTAGATCTGCCAAACGTACGTTCAATCATCTTCAAAGAAGGTGAAGGTTCTTTCCTCGTTGGTATTCTCGCTGCAATGTCTTCTGAGACCGATACTGTTGGCTTCGTTGGTGGTATGGACATCCCGCTGATCCGCAAGTTCTCTTGTGGCTACAAGCAGGGCGCAAAATACGCGAACCCAGATGTTACAATCATTGAAAACATGACCGGCACAACCGGCGCCGCATGGACTGACCCACTTAAGGGCGGTGAACTTGCACGTTCCCAGTTCGCTCGCGGTGTTGATGTGGTGTTCCATGCTGCCGGTCTGACCGGCACCGGTGTTCTGCAAGCAGCTGCAGATGAAGGCAAATTGAGCATTGGTGTCGATTCCAACCAGAACAACCTGCACCCAGGCTCCGTTTTGACCTCCATGATTAAGGCTGTCGACGTCGCGGTTGATAGAACCCTGACAGATGCAAAAGAAGGCAAATGGACTTCTGGCGTTGAAGTGCTGGGTTTGGCTCAGAATGGCGTTTCCTGGGCATATGACGAATACAACAAACCGCTGATCTCTGAGGAAATGAAAGCGGCAGTTGAGCAGGCTAAAATGGACATCATTTCAGGCAAAATTGAAGTTCACGATTATATGGTGGATTCTACTTGCCCGTTCTAA
- a CDS encoding sugar-binding domain-containing protein, with protein MKADEWTTSLAIRAAWMSFIGRSTQGEIAGRLGVSPAKVHRLIAHAQKEGLIKFHIEARPSECMELEQMLCERMKLDNCFIAPDLGSGDETDSFTAVSSFAGQYLHSIFTTKPPKRIGVGMGRTLQSTIESMPRVNLPELELLSVSGSLTRRLSANPYDVVQQLCAKTGGEGFYLPVPYIAETKEERDTFVSQGAVQELLARAKAAELFIIGIGSVEKEGHLVQRKLVTPKERQELLESGACSDVMGRFVDMDGKEVDCSLNEKAVGLHFDDVRGAHVIAIVGGYRKATATLAALATGVIKDLIIDEVLARELADLLQENELEKNS; from the coding sequence ATGAAGGCAGACGAATGGACCACATCTTTGGCCATTAGAGCCGCTTGGATGTCTTTCATTGGCCGAAGCACTCAAGGAGAGATTGCTGGTCGCCTTGGGGTTTCTCCTGCAAAAGTTCATCGCCTCATAGCACATGCTCAGAAAGAAGGCTTGATCAAATTTCACATCGAAGCTCGCCCATCCGAATGTATGGAGCTTGAGCAGATGTTGTGCGAGCGTATGAAGCTCGATAATTGCTTCATCGCGCCAGATCTTGGCAGCGGAGATGAAACCGATTCATTCACCGCAGTCTCTTCTTTTGCCGGCCAGTATCTTCATAGTATTTTTACGACAAAACCTCCTAAGCGCATTGGCGTTGGCATGGGGCGCACTCTTCAGTCCACTATTGAATCAATGCCACGTGTTAACCTGCCAGAGTTGGAACTCCTGTCTGTATCCGGGTCTTTAACGCGCCGGCTCTCTGCAAACCCCTACGATGTTGTGCAGCAACTCTGCGCTAAAACAGGGGGCGAAGGTTTCTACCTTCCTGTACCTTACATCGCTGAAACCAAAGAAGAACGCGATACATTCGTGTCTCAGGGCGCTGTGCAGGAATTACTGGCCCGCGCGAAAGCGGCTGAGCTGTTTATAATCGGTATTGGGTCTGTAGAAAAAGAAGGCCACTTGGTTCAACGCAAATTGGTCACACCAAAAGAGCGCCAAGAACTGCTGGAAAGCGGCGCTTGCTCTGACGTGATGGGCCGGTTTGTCGATATGGATGGGAAAGAAGTTGACTGTTCTCTAAACGAAAAAGCAGTTGGATTGCACTTTGATGATGTTCGAGGCGCGCATGTTATCGCGATTGTTGGCGGCTACAGAAAAGCCACAGCCACATTAGCGGCGCTTGCGACCGGCGTTATCAAGGATCTGATTATCGATGAGGTTTTGGCCAGAGAATTGGCCGACCTGCTACAAGAAAATGAGCTCGAAAAAAACTCTTAA
- a CDS encoding DUF1194 domain-containing protein has protein sequence MQPMCTKNLPMIAAAVLLGGSLLSSPALARSDNRASLNFDMTNEVDLELVLAVDISQSMDPEEQRVQREGYVAALTSQDVLDAIRYGPIGRIAVAYMEWGGKDEHFVVADWTIISDEKSAGKFAGKIAEAPLRRVQRTSISSALTQAVNLVMANEFNGMRRVIDISGDGPNNQGDAVTEARDAAIAQGVTVNGLPLMLKEETISWQSMLHLDHYYEDCVIGGPGAFSIPVRSKKGFSDAIRMKLVLEIAGLVDDQPKIIRASSQRDTVKCSLFD, from the coding sequence ATGCAGCCCATGTGCACTAAAAACCTTCCCATGATTGCGGCGGCGGTTTTGCTAGGCGGTTCCTTGCTTTCCTCCCCTGCTCTGGCGAGATCCGACAATCGCGCATCTTTGAACTTCGACATGACGAATGAAGTAGACTTGGAACTTGTTCTTGCAGTCGATATTTCTCAAAGCATGGATCCCGAAGAACAAAGAGTTCAAAGGGAAGGGTATGTTGCGGCGCTCACATCTCAAGACGTTCTGGATGCTATCAGGTATGGGCCTATTGGTCGCATAGCTGTGGCTTATATGGAATGGGGCGGAAAAGACGAACACTTTGTTGTTGCAGACTGGACGATCATCTCAGACGAAAAATCTGCCGGTAAATTTGCAGGGAAAATTGCGGAGGCGCCCCTTCGCCGCGTACAACGCACGTCAATCTCCTCTGCTTTGACACAGGCTGTCAACCTTGTGATGGCCAATGAATTTAACGGTATGCGCCGTGTTATCGACATATCCGGCGATGGGCCGAACAATCAGGGCGACGCCGTGACCGAGGCAAGAGATGCGGCCATTGCACAGGGCGTCACTGTCAACGGCCTGCCCTTGATGTTGAAGGAAGAGACCATCTCGTGGCAATCTATGCTCCACCTCGATCACTACTACGAGGATTGTGTGATCGGCGGGCCGGGTGCTTTCTCAATTCCTGTGCGTTCAAAAAAAGGGTTCAGCGACGCCATTCGCATGAAGCTGGTTCTGGAAATCGCCGGATTGGTTGATGATCAACCGAAAATCATCCGTGCCAGCAGCCAGCGCGATACCGTCAAGTGTTCCCTTTTTGACTGA
- a CDS encoding methylglyoxal synthase, with amino-acid sequence MIERRTLALIAHDAKKDEMVAFAKQHESKFGDYKLYATGTTGALIQDACPSLDVQRMKSGPLGGDQQIGALIAERALNGLFFFVDPLSPMPHDVDVKALMRLALVYDIPMALNRTTADIVLRSARLAGLSTSSQTPEISTQ; translated from the coding sequence ATGATTGAGCGCAGAACTCTCGCCCTTATTGCCCACGACGCTAAAAAAGACGAAATGGTCGCGTTTGCCAAACAGCATGAAAGCAAATTTGGCGACTATAAGCTTTATGCGACGGGCACAACCGGTGCTCTCATTCAGGACGCCTGCCCCTCGCTTGATGTGCAGCGCATGAAAAGCGGTCCTCTGGGCGGGGATCAGCAGATCGGTGCGTTGATTGCTGAACGTGCGTTGAACGGTTTGTTCTTCTTTGTCGATCCGCTTTCCCCAATGCCGCATGATGTTGATGTGAAGGCCCTTATGCGCCTCGCGTTGGTCTATGACATTCCAATGGCTTTGAACCGCACAACCGCAGATATCGTTTTGCGTTCAGCACGCCTTGCAGGTTTGTCGACCTCTTCGCAAACTCCAGAAATTTCCACTCAATAA
- the glk gene encoding glucokinase, translating into MLHTAPLTRTLPYPVLVADIGGTNARFALIEGPNSATILCGQESTNAHATIQDAIRAAVLDAGHAAPRSAVLAVAAPVSGDKIALTNASWVIEPPALIAELGLEQVVILNDFEAQGLALPSLTSMDLDQIGGGEAKSNTTKFVVGPGTGLGAGALIRSCGKWIPVPGEGGHVELGPLSPEEYRIWPFIERIGGRIGAEQILCGAGLVRMAKAVLQADRVDRTFEKPSDVPMAAEDGDEVAQKVMRLFCSALGRVAGDFALTNLAVGGVYLAGGIAPKISRWLHEGEFRAAFEAKAPHETIMRSIPTYIITHSSPALEGLAAYTRAPEDYLVELTGRSWHRESVKSSA; encoded by the coding sequence ATGCTGCACACCGCTCCGCTCACACGCACCCTGCCCTACCCTGTTCTTGTCGCTGACATCGGCGGTACAAATGCTCGCTTTGCGCTGATTGAAGGCCCAAACAGCGCGACGATCCTTTGCGGACAGGAAAGCACCAATGCCCACGCCACTATTCAGGATGCCATTCGCGCGGCAGTTCTGGATGCTGGCCATGCAGCTCCTCGTTCAGCCGTTTTGGCTGTTGCAGCTCCTGTTTCCGGCGACAAAATTGCATTGACCAATGCAAGTTGGGTGATTGAGCCGCCCGCATTGATTGCAGAGCTCGGCTTAGAGCAGGTCGTTATTCTGAATGACTTTGAAGCACAGGGTCTGGCGCTTCCATCTCTGACATCAATGGATCTTGATCAAATTGGTGGCGGAGAGGCAAAGTCCAATACCACCAAGTTTGTGGTTGGTCCGGGCACAGGACTTGGCGCTGGCGCTTTGATCCGGTCTTGCGGCAAGTGGATCCCTGTACCGGGTGAAGGTGGGCATGTTGAACTCGGTCCATTGAGCCCTGAGGAATACCGCATCTGGCCGTTTATAGAACGGATTGGTGGACGGATTGGTGCAGAGCAAATTTTATGTGGCGCTGGTCTGGTGAGGATGGCAAAAGCCGTTTTGCAGGCAGACCGCGTAGACCGAACCTTTGAGAAACCTTCGGATGTGCCTATGGCTGCTGAGGACGGAGATGAAGTCGCACAGAAAGTGATGCGCTTGTTCTGTTCCGCGCTGGGTCGTGTCGCGGGTGATTTTGCACTTACAAACCTTGCTGTTGGCGGTGTCTATCTTGCTGGCGGCATTGCTCCGAAGATCTCCCGTTGGTTGCACGAAGGCGAGTTTCGCGCTGCATTTGAGGCTAAAGCCCCGCATGAGACGATTATGCGCTCGATCCCGACATACATCATCACACACAGCAGCCCTGCCCTTGAGGGCCTTGCCGCTTACACGCGCGCACCTGAGGATTACCTTGTTGAGTTGACAGGCCGCAGCTGGCATCGAGAAAGTGTTAAAAGCTCTGCCTGA